TGATCCGGAAGCTGAAGCAAAAAGAGCGGCGAGAAGAGCAGAGCGTGCGGCAAAACGCGGAAAAATAGAAGAATAAATAATGGATTTGATTTAGAATGGAAGAATTTAGGCAGCTAAGTCTAATTCTTTCATTTTTTTTAGTTAAATTTTTCTATCGATTGCGCTCATCCTGTAACCAAGTAAAAGATTATGGTATACTAATTAAGAAATCTTCAGAGAGAAGTGAGGTTTATGATGTCTTTTCAACTTAGTCAATTATTTGATTTAAATTATTGGCGGCAATTGATCTCATCAGATTTCTTGTCGCGTGATTATATTATTAATGTTATCGATATTCTGGTAGTCTGGTATCTTGTCTACAAGTTGATCATGCTGGTTAAAGGAACGAAAGCGGTTCAGTTGTTAAAAGGGGTCGCTGTGTTCATTGTGATTCGAATATTGAGTGAAATTATTGGACTACATACGTTATCTTGGTTGATGAATCAAGTCATCATGTATGGTGTTATCGCAGCAGTAGTGATTTTTCAGCCGGAAGTTCGGCGAGGCTTGGAACATCTTGGTAGGAGCTCATTTTTCCGTACGAGTAAATCTGAGCAACAGGAAGATGAAAAAATGGTACTTGCGTTTGATAGGGCAATTCAATACATGTCAAAACGAAAAATAGGTGCCTTGATCACGGTAGAACGAAATACAGGCTTAGATGAATATATCGAAACTGGAATCGATTTGGATGCGGATATTTCAGGGGAATTACTGATCAATATCTTTATTCCAAATACACCGTTACATGATGGCGCTGTGATCGTCAAACAAGGGAAAATTGCTGTAGCAAGTGCTTATCTGCCTCTATCTGAAAGTAATCTGATTCCCAAAGAATTTGGTACTCGCCATAGAGCAGCGGTTGGGATCAGTGAGGTTAGTGATGCTGTGACCATTATCGTGTCGGAAGAGACCGGGGATGTTAGCTTAACCTTGAACAATGATTTGATTTCTAGACTCAGCCGAGAAGAATACTTAAAAATACTTAGAGCAGAATTAGTACCTAAAGAAGAAGGCAAAGATAAAAAGAACCTTTTGCAGCACTTTCTTGAAGGTGTATCGAAAGGGGCGAAAAAGAAATGAAAAAGCCCTCCCAAAGTAATTGGTTTTCGAGTTTATTAGCCTTATTGTTTGCCTTGTTGTTGTTTTTTAATGCCAATGCATCTGGGAGCATGTCCAATGTGTCTGGTACAAATCAAATCTACGATGAAATGCTTTATAATATTCCAGTTCAAGTAGAGTATGATCAAGATAAGTATTTTGTTTCTGGCTATGAAGAAACGGTTAATGTTCATTTGAGCAGTGCCAATCGAATTCAACTGAATTTGGAATCGAATGAAGATACTAGAAATTTCCAAGTGGTCGCTGATTTGACTAAAACACCACTAGGGACTTCTGAGATTCAATTAAGAGTCAAAGGCTTGAGTACGGCTGTGAAAGCTGAAATCGAACCAAAAACAATTACTGTAACAGTAGAGAAAAAAGTAACAAAATCATTTAGTGTAGAAGCACAAATACCAGAAACAATCGAAGCAGAAGGTTATAAAGTGGGAAAAGTAGCTGTAAGTCCTAAAACGGTCGAGATCACGACCGGAGAAGAGACTGCTAAAGCAATCAACCGTGTAGTGGCACCGTTATCCAATGTTAAACAATCAGTTGATACGATCAAACAAACAGTGAATGTTCAAGCACTTGATAGTAAAGGACAAGTATTAAGTATTGAAAACCCGGCACCGCAAGTCAAAGTGGTTGTTGATTTATCACTACCATCAAAAGAAGTCGGTCTAACAATTAGTGCCACTGGTTCACCACCGTCTAGCGTTGAGCATTATACTTTTACTCTTTCAGAGCAAAAAGTTGAAATCAGAGGAACAAAATCTGTTTTGGATGCGATCAATACAATAGAGCTACCCGTTGATGTCAGTAATATAAAGTCATCAATGAAAAAAACAATAAAGATCCCAACAAATGCTGATTATATTGTTTCTCCTGAGGAAGTAGAAGTAACAATCAATCCAGTTTTTGTAGGAACCAATACTAGTTTTTCTGAAACAAGCGGAGGACAAAGTTCAACAACAGCAAGTTCAAGTCAAATGATACCGAATCCTTTGCCGTCAAGTGAAAGCCCAGCAAGTTCGTCCAGTACATCGAGCACATCAAGTTCGACTAGTAGTGAAAGTACTGTGGCAAATGATATAGAAAACGGGAGTAGTTCAGAGCCAGTGAATTAAGTTGATTGATTAAAAAATTAGGATTCTTTTGAAGTTGATTCAATAGAGTACTTGAGACTGTTTAGTAAGTAGAAGGAGAGTTATAATGGGTAAATATTTTGGAACAGATGGTGTTAGAGGCATTGCCAATAAAGAATTAACACCAGAATTAGCATTTAAATTAGGCCGCTTTGGCGGATATGTTTTAAGCCAGCATGAAGATTCAACTCGTCGACCAAGAGTATTGGTCGGTCGTGATACAAGGATTTCAGGACAATTATTAGAACAGGCTTTAATTTCAGGTTTGTTATCTGTTGGGATCGAAGTGTTCCAATTAGGGGTAATCTCAACGCCAGGTGTAGCTTATTTAACAAGACTGCAAAAAGCATCAGCAGGAGTTATGATCTCAGCTTCTCATAATCCAGCAGAAGATAATGGTATCAAGTTTTTCGGTTCAGATGGGTTTAAATTGGTCGATGATCAAGAGCTTGAAATCGAAGCATTACTAGATGCCGAAGAAGATAACTTACCGCGACCTTCAGCAGAAGGTTTAGGATCACTGGATGAATTTCCAGAAGGACTACTAAAATATTCGCAGTTTTTAGTTCAGACAATTCCAGATGACTTGGCTGGTTTGACTGTTTGTATCGATGCAGCAAATGGTGCAACTGCAACGTCTGTCAATCGTTTATTCGCAGATTTGGAAACTGATTTTTATACTATGGGGACAAGCCCAAATGGTTTAAATATCAATGACGGTGTAGGCTCAACACATCCTGAAACATTAGCGGAAATGGTTGTTGAAAAAGGGGCAGACGTAGGTTTGGCTTTTGATGGCGATGGTGATCGAATCATTGCAGTTGATGAATTAGGTAATATCGTTGATGGCGACAAGATCATGTTTATTTGTGCGAAGTATCTTGCTGAAAAGAACCGTTTGAAAAAAGATACGATCGTTACAACTGTCATGAGTAATTTAGGCTTCCATAAAGCTGTTGAAGCTGCTGGAATGAAAGATGTGATTACTCAAGTTGGTGATCGTTATGTTGTTGAAGAGATGCGTAAAAATGACTATAATTTTGGTGGAGAGCAATCAGGTCATATGATTTTCCTTGATTACAATACAACCGGGGATGGCATGCTTTCAGGTATTCAATTATTAAATGTGATGAAACAAACTGGTAAAAAACTATCAGAGCTTGCTTCTGAGGTAACTGTTTACCCACAAAAACTGGTGAATATCAGAGTAACAGATAAACATGGTGCGATGGATGTGCCAGCAATCAAAGAAATCGTTGAATTGATGGAAACAGAAATGAATGGCGATGGTCGTATTTTAGTTCGTCCTTCTGGGACTGAGCCATTATTACGCGTGATGGCTGAAGCACCAACGCAAGAGAAAGTTGATTATTATGTGGATAAAATCGCTACTGTTGTAAAAGCAGAAATTGGCGTAGGCTAATCAATAGTTAAAGAGATAGGCTAAGATATGGCTCAGAGAGTGATACCTTAGCCTATCTTATTTGTTTAAAAAAAAAACGAATAATAAAGGATTTATTTTAGTAAACGTTCGATAACCTTATTGACAGAATAAACAGAAAAAGGTACTATGTTTGAGAATTGATAAGAAAGAGTCCTTTGCTTTCAATCAATTCTTTGAATAAAAAATTGAGGTATGAGACTACTCTAGAGAGGGGCAATTTAATGGGGAATTATTTAGTATTACAAACAGATTTTGGACTTGGTGATGGAGCTGTCAGTGCAATGTATGGTGTTGCTCACATGGTAAGTGATGATATTACCATTGGTGATTTGACCCATGAGATCCCTCCTTATGATATTTGGGCGGCATCGTATCGTTTGTATCAAACGGTAAAATATTGGCCGCAGGAAACCGTTTTTGTTTCTGTTGTTGATCCTGGTGTGGGCAGCACGAGACGAAGTATCGTAGCAAAAACAATTTCTGGACATTATATCATCACACCAGATAATGGGTCGTTAACGCACATCGCTCATTATCAAGGCATCAAAGAGATTCGGGCAATTGATGAAGTAACCAGTCGTTTGCCACATTCAGAAGAAAGCCACACCTTTCACGGTAGAGATATCTATGCGTATAATGGGGCACGTTTAGCGAGTGGAAAAATTTCTTTTGAAGAGCTAGGAAATATTGTTGCCAACGATTCTATCCAAGCATTGCCTTTGATTGAAGCCAAGCATAGCGAGCATATCTTAGAAGGCAGTATTGATGTTTTAGATATTCGCTTCGGTTCTTTGTGGACAAATATTCCTTTAGCGTTTATGAAAGAAGAAGAAATCACTCATGATGATCAACTACAAGTTACGATTTATCATCAAGGGAAAAAAGTTTACCAAAACATTATGAAGTTTGCAAAATCTTTTGCAGATGTGAATATTGGGGAACCTTTAGTTTATGTTAACTCATTGGTCAATATTGGTGTGGCAGTCAATCAAGATTCATTTTCAAAACTGTATCATATCGGAACGGGGACCGATTGGACCATCCAGTTAAGAAAAGCACCAAAAATTATTTTTGAATAGGAGTGGGGATAAATGAAAAAAGATTTTTCAGTAAAAACAATCGTCGCAATTGGGATTGGATCAGCAGTATTTGTTATTTTAGGTCGTTTTGTTGTGATTCCAACCGGATTTCCTAACACAAACTTAGAAACAGCTTATCCATTTTTGGCATTAATTTCTGTTATTTTTGGACCTGTAGCAGGCGGCTTGATTGGTTTGATCGGTCATACGTTAAAAGATTTTACAACATATGGCAGTGCATGGTGGAGTTGGATCATCTGTTCTGGTATTATAGGGGTAATCTATGGTTTAGCTGGAAGAAAAATCGATCTTCAACATGGTGAATTCAATAAAAAAGACATTATTTATTTTAATATTTATCAAGTAATTGGAAATGCGGTTGTTTGGGGACTGATTGCACCGACCTTGGATGTGTTGATTTACAGTGAGCCAGCAAGTAAGGTCTATACGCAGGGTGTGATTGCTGTAGTCTTGAACATCATCGCTGTTGGAATCATTGGAACCTTATTGATGGCAGCTTATGCGGCAACTCGCACAAAAAAAGGTAGTTTAACAAAAGATTGATTATATAGTAAAATGAAATTAGCATAAATATAATTTCTGAAATAAAATTAAGGGCGAGAAAAAGCAAGCTTGATTTTTTAAGTTTAGTCCTTTTCTTGTCCTTTTTACATAGAATAAAGGAGCGGCATCGATGAAAAAACCACTGATAATATTTGACGATTTTACTTTTCAATATCATAGTCAGGCTGAACCAACATTACATAATATTGATTTAACGATTTATGAAGGGGAAAAAGTCCTTGTCGTTGGTCCAAGCGGCAGTGGCAAATCAACTTTTGCTCAATGCATCAACGGCTTGATTCCCTATAGCTATGAAGGGGAAATAAGCGGATCTGTCAAAATAGGCGACAAAGACTTAACCAAGACTAGCTTATTTGATTTATCATTTGATGTTGGAACAGTATTGCAAGATACAGATGGTCAATTTATCGGGTTAACAGTAGGAGAAGATGTTGCATTTGCTTTAGAAAATGATGAAGTTTCACAAATGAAGATGCATGAAGAAGTCGATCATTGGACTAAAATAGTCGGCTTAAATGACTTTTTACATCATCGACCGCAAGATTTATCTGGTGGTCAAAAGCAACGAGTATCAATGGCAGGTGTTTTGATTGATGAAGCACCAATTTTATTGTTTGATGAGCCGTTAGCAAATCTTGATCCTAAAGCAGGAAAAGAAACGATTGCTTTGATAGAAGAGATCCATCAAAAGACCAAAACGACTATTTTGATTATTGAACATCGCTTAGAAGATGTTTTGTATCGTTCGGTTGACCGTGTGATTGTTTTTAATGAGGGAAGAGTGGTAGCAGATTTACCAGCTGATGACTTATTAAAAACAGAGATTCTAACTGAACAAGGAATTCGAGAGCCACTCTATATAACTGCAATGAAATATGCTGGTGTAGACTTAGAAACGGTTGAACAGCTGTCTAACATTGAAAAAGTTCAAGCACCAAATTTAAAAGAGCAAATGGAAAACTGGATGACCAAACAAACCAGATTTTCAGAGCAAAAAAACTTACCAGCATTATTAGAATTAGAAAAGGTGACGTACCAATATAATCGAAATAATCAGTATGTTTTAAATGAAGTTTCAGTTGCGTTTAATCGTGGAGAAATGCTTAGTATTGTTGGGAAAAATGGCGCTGGTAAATCTACCTTGAGTAAAGCTATTTGCGGATTTGTTACACCTCAATCGGGCAAAATGAGCTGGTCAGGTACCGATTTTACACTGTTTTCTATCAAAGAACGTGCGGATAAAATTGGCTTTGT
The DNA window shown above is from Enterococcus sp. 12C11_DIV0727 and carries:
- the cdaA gene encoding diadenylate cyclase CdaA, producing the protein MSFQLSQLFDLNYWRQLISSDFLSRDYIINVIDILVVWYLVYKLIMLVKGTKAVQLLKGVAVFIVIRILSEIIGLHTLSWLMNQVIMYGVIAAVVIFQPEVRRGLEHLGRSSFFRTSKSEQQEDEKMVLAFDRAIQYMSKRKIGALITVERNTGLDEYIETGIDLDADISGELLINIFIPNTPLHDGAVIVKQGKIAVASAYLPLSESNLIPKEFGTRHRAAVGISEVSDAVTIIVSEETGDVSLTLNNDLISRLSREEYLKILRAELVPKEEGKDKKNLLQHFLEGVSKGAKKK
- a CDS encoding CdaR family protein, producing the protein MKKPSQSNWFSSLLALLFALLLFFNANASGSMSNVSGTNQIYDEMLYNIPVQVEYDQDKYFVSGYEETVNVHLSSANRIQLNLESNEDTRNFQVVADLTKTPLGTSEIQLRVKGLSTAVKAEIEPKTITVTVEKKVTKSFSVEAQIPETIEAEGYKVGKVAVSPKTVEITTGEETAKAINRVVAPLSNVKQSVDTIKQTVNVQALDSKGQVLSIENPAPQVKVVVDLSLPSKEVGLTISATGSPPSSVEHYTFTLSEQKVEIRGTKSVLDAINTIELPVDVSNIKSSMKKTIKIPTNADYIVSPEEVEVTINPVFVGTNTSFSETSGGQSSTTASSSQMIPNPLPSSESPASSSSTSSTSSSTSSESTVANDIENGSSSEPVN
- the glmM gene encoding phosphoglucosamine mutase, with amino-acid sequence MGKYFGTDGVRGIANKELTPELAFKLGRFGGYVLSQHEDSTRRPRVLVGRDTRISGQLLEQALISGLLSVGIEVFQLGVISTPGVAYLTRLQKASAGVMISASHNPAEDNGIKFFGSDGFKLVDDQELEIEALLDAEEDNLPRPSAEGLGSLDEFPEGLLKYSQFLVQTIPDDLAGLTVCIDAANGATATSVNRLFADLETDFYTMGTSPNGLNINDGVGSTHPETLAEMVVEKGADVGLAFDGDGDRIIAVDELGNIVDGDKIMFICAKYLAEKNRLKKDTIVTTVMSNLGFHKAVEAAGMKDVITQVGDRYVVEEMRKNDYNFGGEQSGHMIFLDYNTTGDGMLSGIQLLNVMKQTGKKLSELASEVTVYPQKLVNIRVTDKHGAMDVPAIKEIVELMETEMNGDGRILVRPSGTEPLLRVMAEAPTQEKVDYYVDKIATVVKAEIGVG
- a CDS encoding SAM hydrolase/SAM-dependent halogenase family protein, which gives rise to MGNYLVLQTDFGLGDGAVSAMYGVAHMVSDDITIGDLTHEIPPYDIWAASYRLYQTVKYWPQETVFVSVVDPGVGSTRRSIVAKTISGHYIITPDNGSLTHIAHYQGIKEIRAIDEVTSRLPHSEESHTFHGRDIYAYNGARLASGKISFEELGNIVANDSIQALPLIEAKHSEHILEGSIDVLDIRFGSLWTNIPLAFMKEEEITHDDQLQVTIYHQGKKVYQNIMKFAKSFADVNIGEPLVYVNSLVNIGVAVNQDSFSKLYHIGTGTDWTIQLRKAPKIIFE
- a CDS encoding ECF-type riboflavin transporter substrate-binding protein, translated to MKKDFSVKTIVAIGIGSAVFVILGRFVVIPTGFPNTNLETAYPFLALISVIFGPVAGGLIGLIGHTLKDFTTYGSAWWSWIICSGIIGVIYGLAGRKIDLQHGEFNKKDIIYFNIYQVIGNAVVWGLIAPTLDVLIYSEPASKVYTQGVIAVVLNIIAVGIIGTLLMAAYAATRTKKGSLTKD
- a CDS encoding ABC transporter ATP-binding protein — its product is MKKPLIIFDDFTFQYHSQAEPTLHNIDLTIYEGEKVLVVGPSGSGKSTFAQCINGLIPYSYEGEISGSVKIGDKDLTKTSLFDLSFDVGTVLQDTDGQFIGLTVGEDVAFALENDEVSQMKMHEEVDHWTKIVGLNDFLHHRPQDLSGGQKQRVSMAGVLIDEAPILLFDEPLANLDPKAGKETIALIEEIHQKTKTTILIIEHRLEDVLYRSVDRVIVFNEGRVVADLPADDLLKTEILTEQGIREPLYITAMKYAGVDLETVEQLSNIEKVQAPNLKEQMENWMTKQTRFSEQKNLPALLELEKVTYQYNRNNQYVLNEVSVAFNRGEMLSIVGKNGAGKSTLSKAICGFVTPQSGKMSWSGTDFTLFSIKERADKIGFVMQNPNQMISKKMIFEEVALGLTLKGVSEAEINERVEKVLRICGLHSFRHWPISALSFGQKKRVTIAAILVLEPEMIILDEPTAGQDFKHYTEMMTFLEELNQMGVTIAMITHDMHLMLEYTDRALVLYDGKIIADTTPVKVLTDSELVERASLKETSLFTFAQHLGLDDPFLFTENFMTYDQEVRLK